The window CCGGTTAGTCCTGGTCACAGTAGGACGTCTCTCATGCATGTTGGCAAAACAGGAAGTCGTGGGCGTAGTTCAATTTGCATGTACCAGACATATTGTGTTCTGGCTACTGCACAATAGTTAAGTGTTATCTCAATAGTTATTCTAGCTTATCTCCGAGTTTGACCGTTTGTAAAtttctctttaattaaatcaccGAAATTCGGAGTCAAAGTATAGAGAACAAAAGTATTAATTGAATAGTCCCAAACAACCTCTTGTATGAGAATCCCTGCTTCTCAACGATCCAATCGTGAGGTTACGTTCAAACAGATGAAAATTCATCAATTCACTGATGACGTTCGAGCCGATCACTTGTCCATTGTACAAAGTCCGTACCATGTGCTCGTCGCTGGTAGTTGACTTCCAAAGCTCGAATACAATTCTGGATGAGTACGGAGGCCGATGACCGTCAAACGCATTGAGAGCCGAGAGCACAGCGGTCACGGTCGTGTCGTGACCGGAATAGAAGAAAAACTGATAGCGCTTGTATCCGTCTATCCAATTTCTGAAGTTTGATACGATTTGAGCGATAAACGGCTGAATTTGGAGAAGCGCCGTCTATGCAAGAAACAAGTCACAATGCCGGTTACACACACTATATATACATGCGTGTCTAGAGGTACTCAGAGCGAAGATCCTGCAGGAAGTGATAATGATATCAATGTACTGTAGGCATGGACTGGCGGCGGAAGTAAGCGGCGAGCATGCATGCTACATATGGTCTAATTGACGGACAGAGTAAAACGTGCGACTAacttttttattattttggaGTCTTGTGAACATATCGGCTGCCTTTATCGTTTGTTTTCCGAGCGACGGCGATATGCACTTATTCCGGACACACGGAGTGATACTATTGGAAAGTCCACTGTCGTATAGGTGACAGTAGTGGCACACTAGTCCTTCATAGAACTCGATTGCACCCTGGTGTGATTTCACTTTCCTCTTTGAATATGAAAGAAAGTTTTGCATTTTGATTTTCGCGTCTATCCACGTAGTATGTGCTCGTAGAAACTCCGGCTGAAATCGAATCTGTTTCCAGATCATGTCGAGTGACGGACAGTTAGGTACAAATCCGAACTTTGGATTATAGAACAGTGTGCCTCTTGACTTCACTATAGGTGGGTACCGGTCATGGCCCAATAGTCCGTTGAGTAGACACTTAGCACTCTGTGTGGTTCGTTGATAATCGGTACTAGTCACCATAATACGTGAGTCAATTTCGTCCGGGTCAAGGTGGTAAACTGTTTTTAGATGTCTACCTAGGGCTTCGTGCTGTCTGCAGCCTTTCCAAGTCAACCGTCCTCTGTCACACTTGTTCATCCACTTCACATCAATGTTAGAGAAATATTCGTCAGCATTTGGACAGCGAAACGAGGCGATGTTTGTTAGAGGTATTCCTTTGAGAGGCGCTCGGTCCCCGTGTCGAGTTAGCACTTGAACGACTGCTAGCTCGTAGCCCTTTTTAAACAGTAGACCTTCATTGTTAGAGAGTAACTGAGGTGCAGGCGTGTTACAACGTGCTTCAAGCAACTGCTGTAGCTGCTTCCATTCGACACGTGTTGCAGTCTTTTGACTGGGTCTCAGACTGGTCATCTCGTCTCTCCTTGGTGCAGTCAAATTTGACCGGTCTCTTTTCATGTCGAGCCAGAGCACGTTGTCCAAACTATCTGCTTCTGGAACATGAATAGCAAGTCTTCTCCGTCGTGCGTCTGCACTTTTAATGTCGGGAAGCCA of the Corticium candelabrum chromosome 7, ooCorCand1.1, whole genome shotgun sequence genome contains:
- the LOC134181688 gene encoding 2-phosphoxylose phosphatase 1-like, which encodes MLAKVRLSLVFLTVITLCCVLLTGRWLPDIKSADARRRRLAIHVPEADSLDNVLWLDMKRDRSNLTAPRRDEMTSLRPSQKTATRVEWKQLQQLLEARCNTPAPQLLSNNEGLLFKKGYELAVVQVLTRHGDRAPLKGIPLTNIASFRCPNADEYFSNIDVKWMNKCDRGRLTWKGCRQHEALGRHLKTVYHLDPDEIDSRIMVTSTDYQRTTQSAKCLLNGLLGHDRYPPIVKSRGTLFYNPKFGFVPNCPSLDMIWKQIRFQPEFLRAHTTWIDAKIKMQNFLSYSKRKVKSHQGAIEFYEGLVCHYCHLYDSGLSNSITPCVRNKCISPSLGKQTIKAADMFTRLQNNKKTALLQIQPFIAQIVSNFRNWIDGYKRYQFFFYSGHDTTVTAVLSALNAFDGHRPPYSSRIVFELWKSTTSDEHMVRTLYNGQVIGSNVISELMNFHLFERNLTIGSLRSRDSHTRGCLGLFN